One Micromonospora sp. WMMD812 genomic window carries:
- a CDS encoding response regulator transcription factor, with the protein MGQRVLVVDDDRTVSDVVCRYLEHAGYEVSHVGDGIAALEAVHERRPHLVVLDLMLPGLDGLQVCRRLREQPDGVPIIMLTARGDEADRVLGLQLGADDYLGKPFSPRELVLRVGSVLRRAGEPAPPAAEVFVDAGLEVETGPRVARLHGRELTLTLREFDLLAHLMRHPARAFRRAELLERVWGWNFGDQSTVTVHVRRLREKVEDDPADPRRIVTVWGVGYRYQPADA; encoded by the coding sequence GTGGGGCAGCGGGTGCTGGTGGTGGACGACGACCGGACGGTCAGCGACGTGGTCTGCCGCTACCTGGAGCACGCCGGCTACGAGGTGAGCCACGTCGGGGACGGTATCGCCGCCCTCGAGGCGGTGCACGAGCGCCGGCCGCACCTGGTGGTGCTCGACCTGATGCTGCCCGGGCTGGACGGCTTGCAGGTGTGCCGGCGGCTGCGGGAGCAGCCGGACGGCGTACCCATCATCATGCTCACCGCCCGCGGCGACGAGGCGGACCGGGTGCTCGGCCTGCAACTGGGTGCGGACGACTACCTGGGCAAGCCGTTCAGCCCCCGGGAGCTGGTGCTGCGGGTGGGCTCGGTGCTGCGCCGGGCCGGCGAGCCCGCTCCCCCGGCCGCCGAGGTCTTCGTCGACGCCGGCCTCGAGGTGGAGACCGGGCCGCGGGTGGCGCGGCTGCACGGCCGGGAGTTGACCCTCACCCTGCGCGAGTTCGACCTGCTGGCCCACCTGATGCGCCACCCGGCCCGGGCGTTCCGCCGCGCGGAACTGTTGGAGCGGGTCTGGGGCTGGAACTTCGGCGACCAGTCCACGGTGACCGTGCACGTGCGGCGGCTGCGGGAGAAGGTCGAGGACGACCCGGCCGACCCGCGACGCATCGTCACGGTGTGGGGCGTCGGCTACCGGTACCAGCCCGCCGATGCGTGA
- a CDS encoding carbohydrate ABC transporter permease codes for MIRKLRTGVFHTGMTLLSLLWLGPVLWVIVMSTRSFDDIAANGVGSLPHSFTLDTYRQAWTDGGELQALINSMLVTIPSVALSLLLAALAAFALSRYRIPGRRTILLLMLAGNLLPPQILLIPVQKFSELTGLYDTLWALIAVQVGFGLGFYTFVLHGFMRDLPNEIQEAATIDGAGPAQIFARVMLPLTRPALAALGALSFTWIFNDLLWSITVLRTDDKMPVTPALLALQGQFVSSWSVIAAGTVIAAVPTVAVFLRFQRHFVSGLAIGAVK; via the coding sequence GTGATCCGCAAGCTCCGTACCGGGGTGTTCCACACCGGCATGACCCTGCTGTCGCTGCTCTGGCTCGGGCCGGTGCTCTGGGTGATCGTGATGTCCACCCGTAGCTTCGACGACATCGCCGCCAACGGGGTGGGCAGCCTGCCGCACTCGTTCACGCTCGACACGTACCGCCAGGCGTGGACGGACGGCGGCGAACTGCAGGCTCTGATCAACAGCATGCTGGTGACGATCCCGTCGGTGGCGCTGAGCCTGCTGCTGGCGGCGCTGGCGGCGTTCGCGCTCAGCCGCTACCGGATCCCCGGCCGGCGGACCATCCTGCTGCTGATGCTCGCCGGCAACCTGCTGCCGCCGCAGATCCTGCTCATCCCGGTGCAGAAGTTCAGCGAGCTGACCGGCCTGTACGACACGCTGTGGGCGCTGATCGCGGTGCAGGTCGGCTTCGGGCTGGGCTTCTACACCTTCGTCCTGCACGGCTTCATGCGCGACCTGCCCAACGAGATCCAGGAGGCGGCGACCATCGACGGCGCCGGCCCGGCCCAGATCTTCGCCCGGGTGATGCTGCCGCTCACCCGCCCGGCCCTGGCCGCGCTCGGTGCGCTCTCCTTCACCTGGATCTTCAACGATCTGCTCTGGTCCATCACCGTGCTGCGCACCGACGACAAGATGCCGGTCACCCCGGCGCTGCTCGCGCTCCAGGGCCAGTTCGTCTCGTCGTGGAGCGTGATCGCCGCCGGCACGGTGATCGCCGCGGTCCCGACGGTGGCGGTCTTCCTGCGATTCCAGCGGCACTTCGTCTCCGGCCTGGCGATCGGGGCGGTCAAGTGA
- a CDS encoding sugar ABC transporter permease — MATKADASRATAPGMAGTPRRRRRSARLSPLLAAFVLVPFAVESIWVFWPALQGFWFSLTRWDGQTPPQFVGVDNYVELAGDATFRGALVNTVIWLVLFGGLSVVGGFGMALLLQKDRRWVGFYRAALFTPVVFSLVVTALVWRVFYQPDGLADSILRAVGLEQLIRPWLADPETALYAVILPALWRQIGYVMVLFLAGLKAIDPALHEAARMDGANAWQRLWYVTVPQLKGVNAVVLSVIVIDSLRSFDIVWSLTRGGPYHSSELLSTYMYSAAFQSLRLGYASAIAVVIFVLALAVILGYLVRAFREEA; from the coding sequence GTGGCAACCAAGGCCGACGCATCCCGGGCGACCGCGCCCGGGATGGCCGGCACACCCCGGCGGCGGCGACGGTCGGCTCGACTGTCGCCGCTGCTGGCGGCGTTCGTGCTGGTGCCCTTCGCGGTCGAGAGCATCTGGGTGTTCTGGCCGGCGCTCCAGGGCTTCTGGTTCTCGCTGACCCGCTGGGACGGCCAGACGCCGCCGCAGTTCGTCGGCGTCGACAACTACGTGGAGTTGGCCGGCGACGCCACCTTCCGCGGCGCCCTGGTCAACACGGTCATCTGGCTGGTGCTGTTCGGCGGGCTCTCCGTCGTCGGCGGCTTCGGGATGGCGCTGCTGCTGCAGAAGGACCGCCGGTGGGTCGGCTTCTACCGGGCGGCGCTCTTCACCCCGGTGGTCTTCTCGCTGGTGGTGACCGCGCTGGTCTGGCGGGTCTTCTACCAGCCCGACGGGCTGGCCGACTCGATCCTGCGCGCGGTCGGGCTGGAGCAACTCATCCGGCCGTGGCTCGCCGACCCGGAGACCGCGCTCTACGCGGTGATCCTGCCCGCGCTGTGGCGGCAGATCGGCTACGTGATGGTGCTCTTCCTCGCCGGCCTCAAGGCAATCGACCCGGCGCTGCACGAGGCCGCCCGGATGGACGGGGCGAACGCGTGGCAGCGGCTCTGGTACGTCACCGTGCCCCAGCTCAAGGGCGTCAACGCGGTCGTGCTGTCGGTCATCGTGATCGACTCGCTGCGCTCGTTCGACATCGTCTGGTCCCTGACCCGGGGCGGCCCCTACCACTCGTCCGAGCTGCTCAGCACGTACATGTACTCGGCCGCCTTCCAGAGCCTTCGGCTGGGGTACGCCTCCGCGATCGCCGTGGTGATCTTCGTGCTCGCGTTGGCGGTCATCCTCGGCTACCTCGTCCGTGCGTTCCGGGAGGAAGCGTGA
- a CDS encoding alpha-galactosidase yields the protein MTSAARRWTLRGAHTEYAVTLPAHERWLELDAWGPHGVGDGPSPVAYDGPVPFLTAGDAAPVEYATDADRPFTGADLVVETTTGHRRVAFGFVEAAHDPAAGTLAVTFADPVTGLRAVLRYAVPAGTDVVRRWVELTNDGAESLRLVRAGSAGFCVPTPHGALLSHQWGQWSQEFQLDHVDLGHGAFTIGSNQGVPGHLHVPWLAVRDRAEPDGPTWGVSVAWTGSWEIIAERDTGGLTRVRAGRRLADGPLELPAGGELTLPEVAGAYSAQGLGGLARVWHHYQRTLAGDRLTPRPVLYNSWEATYFDVDAASQLALARIAADLGVETFVVDDGWFLGRVDDTTGLGDWTPDPAGFPDGFDAFIADVRALGLRFGLWVEPECVSPRSRLYAAHPDWVYAVDGRPLTPIRNQYLLDLGRPEVAQFVHGTIDGLLRRYDIGYLKWDFNRPRTEPGRAGADRPVDLDGAHVTNLHRIYERLRRDHPDVLIESCAGGGARTDLAMAARADIFWPSDNTAPLDRLAIQHGFLHANAPHLLSSWVTDAPGIFDPRPRSLAFRFVLAMAGVLGVGADIRHWTPEQRAEAAGWIARYKEIREVVTHGEVHLIGGPDQARCAVQYTSPDRRTVVVLAWHTGRSDGPGQLPSRPVRLPLRGLEPDGTYRHDDRHYSGSHLTAVGLPVQWTQDHDADLVVLHRE from the coding sequence ATGACTTCGGCAGCCCGGCGCTGGACGCTGCGCGGCGCGCACACCGAGTACGCCGTGACGCTGCCGGCGCACGAACGCTGGCTGGAACTGGACGCGTGGGGTCCGCACGGGGTCGGCGACGGCCCCTCCCCGGTGGCGTACGACGGCCCGGTGCCGTTCCTCACCGCCGGCGACGCCGCGCCGGTCGAGTACGCCACCGACGCCGACCGGCCGTTCACCGGCGCGGACCTGGTGGTGGAGACCACGACCGGGCATCGGCGGGTGGCCTTCGGCTTCGTCGAGGCCGCCCACGATCCGGCCGCGGGCACGCTCGCGGTCACCTTCGCCGACCCGGTCACCGGGCTGCGTGCCGTGCTGCGGTACGCGGTGCCGGCCGGCACCGACGTCGTACGCCGGTGGGTCGAGCTGACCAACGACGGCGCGGAGTCGCTGCGGCTGGTGCGCGCCGGCTCGGCCGGCTTCTGCGTCCCGACGCCGCACGGCGCGCTGCTCAGCCACCAGTGGGGGCAGTGGTCGCAGGAGTTCCAACTCGACCACGTCGACCTCGGCCACGGCGCCTTCACCATCGGTAGCAACCAGGGCGTCCCCGGCCACCTGCACGTGCCGTGGCTGGCGGTCCGCGACCGCGCCGAGCCGGACGGACCCACCTGGGGCGTCTCGGTGGCCTGGACCGGCTCCTGGGAGATCATCGCGGAGCGGGACACCGGCGGGCTCACCCGGGTCCGGGCCGGACGGCGACTCGCGGACGGCCCGCTGGAGCTGCCGGCCGGCGGTGAACTGACCCTGCCGGAGGTGGCCGGGGCGTACAGCGCGCAGGGGCTCGGCGGGCTGGCGCGGGTGTGGCACCACTACCAGCGGACGCTCGCCGGTGACCGGCTGACGCCGCGGCCGGTGCTCTACAACTCCTGGGAGGCGACCTACTTCGACGTGGACGCGGCCAGCCAGCTCGCGCTGGCCCGGATCGCTGCCGACCTCGGGGTGGAGACGTTCGTGGTGGACGACGGCTGGTTCCTCGGCCGCGTCGACGACACCACCGGCCTCGGTGACTGGACGCCCGACCCGGCCGGCTTCCCGGACGGCTTCGACGCGTTCATCGCGGACGTGCGCGCGCTGGGGCTGCGCTTCGGGCTCTGGGTGGAGCCGGAGTGCGTCAGCCCCCGCTCCCGGCTCTACGCGGCGCATCCCGACTGGGTGTACGCCGTGGACGGCCGGCCGCTGACCCCGATCCGCAACCAGTACCTGCTGGACCTGGGCCGGCCGGAGGTCGCCCAGTTCGTCCACGGCACGATTGACGGCCTGCTGCGCCGGTACGACATCGGCTACCTGAAGTGGGACTTCAACCGGCCGCGTACCGAACCGGGCCGGGCCGGCGCGGACCGGCCGGTCGACCTGGACGGCGCGCACGTGACCAACCTGCACCGGATCTACGAGCGGCTGCGCCGGGACCACCCGGACGTGCTGATCGAGTCCTGCGCGGGTGGTGGCGCGCGCACCGACCTGGCGATGGCCGCCCGGGCCGACATCTTCTGGCCCAGTGACAACACGGCCCCGCTGGACCGGCTGGCCATCCAGCACGGCTTCCTGCACGCCAATGCCCCGCACCTGCTCAGCTCCTGGGTGACCGACGCGCCCGGGATCTTCGACCCGCGACCGCGCTCGCTGGCGTTCCGGTTCGTCCTGGCGATGGCCGGCGTGCTCGGCGTCGGCGCGGACATCCGGCACTGGACGCCGGAGCAGCGGGCCGAGGCCGCCGGCTGGATCGCCCGGTACAAGGAGATCCGCGAGGTGGTCACGCACGGGGAGGTGCACCTGATCGGCGGGCCCGACCAGGCCCGCTGCGCGGTGCAGTACACCTCCCCCGACCGGCGCACCGTGGTCGTCCTGGCCTGGCACACCGGCCGGTCGGACGGCCCCGGGCAGCTGCCGTCCCGCCCGGTCCGGCTGCCGCTGCGCGGCCTCGAGCCGGACGGGACGTACCGGCACGACGACCGGCACTACTCCGGCAGCCACCTCACCGCGGTCGGGCTGCCGGTCCAGTGGACGCAGGACCACGACGCCGACCTCGTGGTCCTGCACCGCGAATAG
- a CDS encoding Hsp70 family protein encodes MAGQHEGFALGVDLGTSNTVAVLRWPDGRTRPLLVDGQPIMPSGVYADPDGGLHAGLDARRLAQGDPARFEPNPKRRIDEPSVPLGDRAYAPAELLGAVLHAVGRAAVAAVGFLPPAVLTCPAAWDAARRHVLGDALMRAGWPQAAEHTMSGPTPPGTRLLREPVAAARYYTEVLRRPVPVGGAVAVFDFGGGTLDVAVVRNEGSDPWGDSGSTVVSCGGLPDLGGLDVDAALVERVGELVAGKHPEQWARLTAPRDATARRDRVQLWDEVRGAKEMLSRATVAPVAVPGVAEAVRLTRDDVERAAAPLLHRAVAAARDVIGEAGLGPEQLAGLFLVGGSSRIPMVARMLHADLGIAPTVLEQPELPVAEGALTDLPQRRGARPAQPVPNPPAPVEPVPATTLANAGSGATVPDAASGTTVAAGPAGTLADSGPDATVPGTGPTGGPGATVAAATLAATLPAGNGVRPTLADLPGATTPVSGPAPVSAPPFGPGYPYPVAGPMSPPAGPVPPPRGPVSAPPSGHPAGLPAGRRRRAWWIGLGGVLALAGVAAAAVLYLTRDPYPGLEFEEAVRQIARPEAGDERPTGMWTAVLGDRAYLAYQRADDQLEVAAVDAGTGDEVWREPTGIAADDWERVVAVPGAVAVYADAPGDSTPRELVILDGASGKRLWNRPVRGDDEVFFTDRVAVLVDRTEHRLVGLGLNDGRERWSEPNPKDRYDSARTTVLPVSTEKAAGGPAYLDGAARDPWHGKQGRRLVQVGADRSVRLVDMDSGDIVRSWGNVADLDDLVAAHEDRLYVANDDGGYQLLAYDLNSSAKPAVLHRAPDERSRPKALVACGEHRACLLEVPDAEAARTQVVAASEQDGSVTWAAPNATALVALGERLLVRRTDPSASGTVFDVAGKAVLRDRDGVAVRLDAGNLLVFAKTPSTIEEDRSVAGVWAATGEVSELGELKDVRSATCSWNTRVIACGSEKDFVLYRLAAE; translated from the coding sequence ATGGCAGGCCAGCACGAGGGCTTCGCCCTCGGTGTCGACCTCGGGACGTCCAACACCGTCGCCGTGCTGCGCTGGCCGGACGGGCGGACCCGTCCACTGTTGGTGGACGGCCAGCCGATCATGCCGTCCGGGGTGTACGCCGACCCGGACGGCGGGCTGCACGCCGGCCTGGACGCCCGCCGGCTGGCGCAGGGCGATCCCGCCCGGTTCGAGCCGAACCCGAAGCGCCGGATCGACGAGCCGAGCGTGCCCCTCGGCGACCGGGCGTACGCCCCGGCGGAGCTGCTCGGCGCGGTGCTGCACGCGGTCGGCCGGGCCGCGGTCGCGGCGGTCGGCTTCCTGCCTCCGGCGGTGCTGACCTGTCCGGCCGCCTGGGACGCGGCCCGCCGGCACGTGCTCGGCGACGCGCTGATGCGGGCCGGATGGCCGCAGGCGGCCGAGCACACGATGTCCGGCCCGACGCCGCCCGGAACCCGGCTGCTCCGCGAACCGGTGGCCGCCGCCCGCTACTACACCGAGGTGCTTCGCCGCCCGGTGCCGGTCGGCGGCGCGGTCGCCGTCTTCGACTTCGGCGGCGGCACCCTGGACGTCGCGGTGGTCCGCAACGAGGGCTCCGACCCGTGGGGCGACTCCGGCTCGACCGTGGTCTCCTGCGGCGGCCTGCCCGACCTCGGCGGGCTCGATGTCGACGCGGCGTTGGTGGAGCGCGTCGGCGAGTTGGTCGCCGGGAAGCACCCGGAGCAGTGGGCGCGGCTGACCGCGCCGCGTGACGCCACCGCGCGGCGGGACCGCGTCCAGCTCTGGGACGAGGTCCGGGGCGCGAAGGAGATGCTCTCCCGCGCCACCGTCGCGCCGGTCGCGGTGCCCGGCGTGGCCGAGGCGGTGCGGCTCACCCGCGACGACGTGGAGCGGGCCGCCGCGCCGCTGCTGCACCGCGCGGTGGCCGCCGCCCGGGACGTCATCGGCGAGGCCGGGCTCGGCCCGGAGCAGCTCGCCGGGCTGTTCCTGGTCGGCGGATCGTCCCGGATACCGATGGTGGCCCGGATGCTGCACGCCGACCTGGGAATCGCGCCGACCGTGCTGGAACAGCCGGAACTGCCGGTGGCCGAGGGGGCGCTCACCGACCTGCCGCAGCGCCGCGGGGCCCGGCCCGCCCAGCCGGTCCCGAACCCGCCGGCACCCGTCGAGCCGGTCCCGGCCACCACCCTCGCGAACGCGGGCTCGGGCGCGACCGTCCCGGACGCGGCGTCGGGCACGACCGTCGCGGCGGGTCCGGCCGGGACGCTGGCGGACAGCGGACCAGATGCGACGGTGCCGGGAACCGGACCGACGGGCGGGCCGGGCGCGACCGTTGCGGCGGCGACCCTGGCGGCCACGCTGCCGGCCGGCAACGGCGTCCGGCCGACCCTCGCCGATCTGCCCGGCGCCACGACTCCGGTGTCCGGCCCCGCCCCGGTGTCGGCGCCGCCGTTCGGCCCCGGGTACCCGTACCCCGTCGCCGGCCCGATGTCCCCGCCCGCCGGCCCGGTGCCGCCGCCCCGCGGTCCGGTGTCCGCGCCGCCCTCCGGTCACCCGGCCGGGCTGCCCGCCGGCCGTCGGCGCCGGGCCTGGTGGATCGGGCTCGGCGGCGTCCTCGCCCTCGCCGGCGTGGCCGCCGCCGCCGTGCTCTACCTGACCCGCGATCCCTACCCGGGTCTGGAGTTCGAGGAGGCCGTGCGGCAGATCGCCCGGCCGGAGGCCGGCGACGAGCGGCCCACCGGCATGTGGACGGCGGTGCTCGGCGACCGCGCCTATCTCGCGTACCAGCGGGCCGACGACCAGCTGGAGGTGGCCGCGGTCGACGCCGGCACCGGCGACGAGGTGTGGCGCGAACCGACCGGGATCGCCGCCGACGACTGGGAACGGGTCGTCGCGGTCCCGGGCGCGGTGGCGGTCTACGCCGACGCGCCGGGCGACAGCACCCCGCGTGAGCTGGTGATCCTGGACGGCGCGTCCGGGAAGCGGCTCTGGAACCGTCCTGTCCGGGGCGACGACGAGGTGTTCTTCACCGATCGGGTGGCGGTGCTGGTCGACCGGACCGAGCACCGGCTGGTCGGCCTGGGGTTGAACGACGGCCGGGAACGGTGGAGCGAGCCCAACCCGAAGGACCGGTACGACAGCGCCCGCACCACCGTGCTGCCGGTGAGCACGGAGAAGGCGGCCGGCGGGCCGGCGTACCTCGACGGCGCGGCCCGCGACCCGTGGCACGGGAAGCAGGGCCGGCGGTTGGTGCAGGTCGGCGCGGACCGGTCGGTGCGGCTGGTCGACATGGACAGCGGCGACATCGTCCGCAGCTGGGGGAACGTGGCGGACCTCGACGACCTCGTGGCGGCGCACGAGGACCGGCTCTACGTGGCGAACGACGACGGCGGCTACCAACTGCTCGCGTACGACCTGAACTCGTCGGCGAAGCCGGCCGTGCTCCACCGCGCGCCGGACGAACGGAGTCGGCCGAAGGCGTTGGTGGCCTGCGGCGAGCACCGGGCCTGCCTGCTGGAAGTGCCGGACGCCGAGGCCGCGCGGACCCAGGTGGTGGCGGCGAGCGAGCAGGACGGTTCGGTCACGTGGGCGGCGCCGAACGCCACCGCGCTGGTGGCGCTCGGCGAGCGCCTGCTCGTCCGGCGCACCGACCCGTCCGCCAGTGGCACCGTCTTCGACGTCGCCGGCAAGGCGGTGCTGCGCGACCGCGACGGCGTGGCGGTGCGGCTCGACGCCGGGAACCTGCTGGTGTTCGCGAAGACGCCGAGCACCATCGAGGAGGACCGCAGCGTCGCCGGGGTGTGGGCCGCGACCGGGGAGGTGTCGGAGCTGGGCGAGCTGAAGGACGTCCGCAGCGCGACCTGCTCGTGGAACACCCGGGTCATCGCCTGCGGCTCGGAGAAGGACTTCGTGCTGTACCGCCTCGCCGCGGAGTGA
- a CDS encoding class I SAM-dependent methyltransferase: MNPEGTRTATVAVRPGDDGFATALRAPDVDGHWLVHGDGARSRLPVRRWHGPAEPAVVGVVARCAGPTVDLGCGPGRLTVALARAGITAVGVDVSAYAVAAARARGAVAIHRDLFDPLPAEGRWAHAVLLDGNVGIGGDPIALLRRCRALLDPAGTVLVELEPPGPGLWQGHARVASPRRPGVIALGPAFRWARLDTRAVHQVAARAGLAVREVFRCGGRWFGVLAVSSARG, from the coding sequence GTGAACCCGGAGGGTACGCGGACGGCGACGGTCGCGGTCCGACCGGGCGACGACGGATTCGCCACCGCACTACGCGCGCCGGACGTCGACGGTCACTGGCTGGTGCACGGCGACGGGGCCCGCAGCCGCCTGCCGGTCCGCCGTTGGCACGGCCCGGCCGAGCCGGCCGTCGTCGGAGTGGTGGCCCGCTGCGCCGGCCCGACCGTCGACCTCGGCTGCGGCCCGGGCCGGCTCACCGTGGCCCTCGCCCGGGCCGGGATCACCGCGGTGGGGGTCGACGTCTCCGCGTACGCGGTCGCGGCCGCCCGGGCCCGCGGGGCGGTGGCGATCCACCGCGACCTGTTCGACCCGTTGCCGGCCGAGGGGCGGTGGGCGCACGCGGTGCTGCTCGACGGCAACGTCGGCATCGGCGGCGACCCGATCGCCCTGCTGCGTCGCTGCCGTGCGCTGCTGGATCCGGCCGGCACCGTGCTGGTCGAGTTGGAACCGCCCGGCCCCGGGCTCTGGCAGGGGCACGCGCGGGTGGCCTCGCCGCGACGCCCGGGTGTCATCGCCCTCGGGCCGGCGTTCCGCTGGGCCCGGCTCGACACCCGGGCGGTGCATCAGGTCGCCGCCCGCGCCGGCCTCGCGGTGCGCGAGGTGTTCCGCTGCGGCGGACGCTGGTTCGGCGTGCTGGCGGTGTCGTCCGCACGAGGGTGA
- a CDS encoding DUF2064 domain-containing protein — translation MTVLLVMAKAPVPGVVKTRLCPPASPAQAARIAAAALRDTLDAVRATPGVIPVLARAGRFADAEDGAALTAALAGWVVLEQRGGGLGERLANAHAEVATAYPGRAVLQIGMDTPQLTAARLAAAVRRLDSAEAVLGAALDGGWWSLGLRDPRQAALLRTVPMSTPDTGRHTWVALGERGLRTAPLPVLRDVDEWPDALAVAAQVPDGRFARQVGAVRRALVPGGLG, via the coding sequence GCCGGCCAGCCCGGCGCAGGCGGCCCGGATCGCCGCCGCCGCGTTGCGGGACACCCTCGACGCCGTCCGGGCCACCCCGGGGGTGATCCCGGTGCTGGCCCGCGCCGGCCGGTTCGCCGACGCCGAGGACGGCGCCGCGTTGACCGCGGCGCTCGCCGGCTGGGTGGTGCTGGAGCAGCGCGGTGGCGGGCTGGGCGAGCGGCTCGCCAACGCCCACGCCGAGGTGGCCACCGCGTACCCGGGCCGGGCCGTGCTCCAGATCGGCATGGACACCCCGCAGTTGACCGCCGCCCGGCTCGCCGCCGCCGTACGCCGGCTGGACTCCGCGGAGGCGGTGCTCGGCGCGGCGCTCGACGGCGGCTGGTGGTCGCTGGGCCTGCGCGACCCACGGCAGGCGGCGCTGCTGCGTACGGTGCCGATGTCCACCCCGGACACCGGCCGGCACACCTGGGTCGCGCTCGGTGAGCGGGGCCTGCGGACGGCCCCGCTGCCGGTGCTGCGCGACGTCGACGAGTGGCCGGACGCGCTGGCGGTGGCGGCACAGGTCCCGGACGGCCGGTTCGCCCGGCAGGTCGGGGCGGTCCGCCGTGCCCTGGTCCCCGGCGGTCTCGGGTGA
- a CDS encoding ATP-binding protein, which produces MRDLALIFVMALGAALGIGLAGALALRLLRHRSITVHVCVLLAVTVTAVVAGVVTVAQAMFLSRHDLQVVLLTVAAAAAVSLAIGWYFGRRLAAAAIWADQARERERRIEKGRRDLVAWVSHDLRTPLAGLRAMAEALEDRVVDDPTTVAEYHRRIRVQTDRMTRLVDDLFELSRINAGALRLSLTAVPLGEVVSDALAGAAPLAAARRIRLVAAESGWPTVLASEPELARVVGNLLLNAVRYTPDDGTVRVDAGREQDDAWLAVADTCGGIPEEDLPRLFDVAFRGEPARTPRSGTNGEGSGGLGLAIVRGLVEAHDGRVDVQNTTEGCRFVVRLPAATG; this is translated from the coding sequence ATGCGTGACCTCGCACTGATCTTCGTCATGGCGCTGGGCGCGGCGCTCGGCATCGGCCTGGCCGGCGCGCTCGCCCTCCGCCTGTTGCGCCACCGGTCGATCACCGTGCACGTCTGTGTGCTGCTCGCGGTCACCGTGACGGCCGTGGTGGCCGGCGTGGTGACGGTCGCGCAGGCGATGTTCCTGTCCCGCCACGACCTCCAGGTGGTGCTGCTCACGGTCGCCGCCGCGGCGGCCGTGAGCCTCGCGATCGGCTGGTACTTCGGCCGCCGGCTCGCCGCGGCCGCGATCTGGGCCGACCAGGCGCGGGAGCGGGAGCGCCGGATCGAGAAGGGCCGCCGGGACCTGGTCGCGTGGGTCTCCCACGACCTTCGTACGCCGCTGGCCGGGCTGCGCGCGATGGCCGAGGCGCTGGAGGACCGGGTGGTCGACGACCCGACGACGGTGGCCGAGTACCACCGGCGGATCCGCGTCCAGACCGACCGGATGACCCGGCTCGTGGACGACCTCTTCGAGCTTTCCCGGATCAACGCCGGCGCGCTGCGGCTCTCCCTGACCGCGGTGCCGCTCGGCGAGGTCGTCTCCGACGCGCTGGCGGGCGCCGCCCCGCTGGCCGCCGCCCGGCGGATCCGCCTGGTCGCGGCGGAGTCGGGTTGGCCCACCGTGCTGGCCAGCGAGCCCGAGCTGGCCCGGGTGGTCGGCAACCTGCTGCTCAACGCGGTGCGCTACACCCCGGACGACGGCACCGTCCGGGTCGACGCCGGCCGAGAGCAGGACGACGCCTGGCTGGCCGTCGCGGACACCTGCGGCGGCATTCCGGAGGAGGACCTGCCCCGCCTCTTCGACGTGGCGTTCCGCGGCGAGCCGGCCCGCACCCCTCGCTCGGGGACCAACGGGGAGGGCTCCGGCGGCCTCGGCCTGGCCATCGTCCGCGGGCTCGTCGAGGCGCACGACGGTCGGGTGGACGTACAGAACACCACCGAGGGCTGCCGCTTCGTGGTCCGGCTGCCCGCCGCGACCGGCTGA